One window of the Actinomyces procaprae genome contains the following:
- a CDS encoding glycoside hydrolase family 32 protein — translation MHVTSRLHRLVRPAAVTAALALAAVGSAASLPAPAASAAPADAAASDPWRPLAHYSPQDNWMNDPNGLVYVDGEYHMFYQYNPEGSEWGNMSWGHAVSTDLVHWEELGVAIPYTADYGVFSGSAVYDAHNTSGLGTADNPPLVAVWTRADNHNGNQSQSLAYSTDKGRTWTTYKGGDPVLDIGSTEFRDPKVFWDEAAGHWTMAVALSADHQVAFYSSDNLIDWARESTFGPMGDTSAVWECPDLFPMAVDGDPNNVKWVLSLSVAGMGRYFTGDWDGTTFTADDIPVYTGAEGTVVEDWESGAYGEWTTSGAAFGDAPASGDITGREGSYYADSWGTGDADTGSLTSAPFTIEKDYLNLLIGGGNHPFDAAATGDDGGGTLLTGFDDGSWDGWTVTGNAFGEAPLAGAAPGQQALINMRGTGVLNSFYDADTGQGTDASTGMATSPEFTIDADYVNLLIGGGNHPEADGGGATVVQLLADGEVVRTATGRNLEELNWQSWDVSDLRGRTATLRVVDENTSGWGHILLDEVRLSDRAATTIPNNTSVNVVVDGRVVASATGRQSGGLDWASLDLRQWLVQEAYLVLEDNNQTSEWGHFMVDTIVQSDTPGFSQTEVMPYLDYGRDYYAAVTWNGVPDGERYTVAWMSNWDYVNAVPTTSWRTAMSTPRKLELRTLNGEPRLTAAPVAGVESLYTGDAVVLDGTQIPEGTTALDGPAEGRALDISLALDPGSAAESGIVVHAADGQGTVVGYDAEAGEVYLDRTNSGATTFSASFPSVERVRVAPDEDGLVRLRVLVDASSVEVFAADGAATITDVVYPDAAATGVSLFADAGTATAVQLRINQLADYRDASVVPGPSPTAEPSAEPTTAPSAAPSAAPSTAPAGPTASTGPAATVKPTRASTPAGTAKASSPSLARTGAAAPLLLMVAAAATVAGVTLRSLRTRN, via the coding sequence ATGCACGTCACTTCGCGATTACATCGGCTGGTTCGCCCCGCGGCCGTCACGGCGGCCCTCGCACTCGCCGCCGTCGGCTCGGCAGCGTCGCTGCCGGCGCCCGCTGCGAGCGCCGCTCCCGCCGACGCCGCAGCCAGCGACCCCTGGCGGCCACTGGCCCACTACTCGCCGCAGGACAACTGGATGAACGACCCCAATGGCCTGGTGTATGTGGACGGCGAGTACCACATGTTCTACCAGTACAACCCGGAGGGCAGCGAGTGGGGCAACATGTCCTGGGGGCACGCGGTCTCCACCGACCTGGTGCACTGGGAGGAGCTCGGCGTCGCCATCCCCTACACCGCGGACTACGGGGTGTTCTCCGGATCGGCCGTCTACGACGCCCACAACACCTCCGGCCTGGGCACCGCCGACAACCCTCCCCTGGTGGCGGTGTGGACCCGCGCCGACAACCACAACGGCAACCAGTCCCAGTCCCTGGCCTACTCCACGGACAAGGGCCGCACCTGGACCACTTACAAGGGCGGCGATCCGGTGCTGGACATCGGCTCCACCGAGTTCCGCGACCCGAAGGTCTTCTGGGATGAGGCCGCCGGCCACTGGACCATGGCGGTGGCCCTGTCCGCCGACCACCAGGTGGCCTTCTACTCCTCCGACAACCTGATCGACTGGGCGCGGGAGTCCACCTTCGGCCCCATGGGCGACACGAGCGCCGTCTGGGAGTGCCCGGACCTGTTCCCCATGGCCGTGGACGGCGACCCGAACAACGTCAAGTGGGTGCTGTCGCTGAGCGTGGCCGGAATGGGCCGCTACTTCACCGGCGACTGGGACGGCACCACCTTCACCGCCGACGACATCCCCGTCTACACGGGCGCCGAGGGCACCGTGGTGGAGGACTGGGAGTCCGGCGCCTACGGCGAGTGGACCACCTCCGGCGCCGCCTTCGGTGACGCCCCCGCATCCGGGGACATCACCGGGCGTGAGGGCTCCTACTACGCGGACTCCTGGGGCACGGGGGACGCCGACACCGGCTCACTGACCTCCGCCCCCTTCACCATTGAGAAGGACTACCTGAACCTGCTCATCGGCGGCGGCAACCACCCCTTCGACGCGGCCGCCACCGGTGACGACGGCGGCGGCACCCTGCTGACCGGCTTCGACGACGGCAGCTGGGACGGGTGGACCGTCACCGGTAACGCCTTCGGGGAGGCTCCGCTGGCGGGCGCGGCACCCGGGCAGCAGGCGCTGATCAACATGCGCGGCACCGGCGTGCTGAACTCCTTCTACGACGCCGACACCGGCCAGGGCACCGACGCGTCCACCGGCATGGCCACCTCACCGGAGTTCACCATCGACGCCGACTACGTGAATCTGCTCATCGGCGGCGGCAACCACCCGGAGGCGGATGGCGGCGGAGCCACCGTCGTCCAGCTGCTGGCCGACGGCGAGGTGGTGCGCACCGCCACCGGCCGCAACCTGGAGGAGCTCAACTGGCAGAGCTGGGACGTGAGCGACCTGCGCGGGCGCACCGCCACGCTCCGCGTCGTCGACGAGAACACCTCCGGCTGGGGGCACATCCTGCTTGACGAGGTGCGGCTGTCCGACCGCGCCGCCACCACCATCCCCAACAACACCTCGGTCAACGTGGTGGTCGACGGCCGGGTGGTGGCCTCCGCGACCGGCCGGCAGTCGGGCGGCCTGGACTGGGCGAGCCTGGACCTGCGCCAGTGGCTGGTGCAGGAGGCCTACCTGGTGCTGGAGGACAACAACCAGACCTCCGAGTGGGGCCACTTCATGGTCGACACGATCGTGCAGTCGGACACGCCCGGTTTCAGCCAGACGGAAGTGATGCCCTACCTGGACTACGGGCGCGACTACTACGCCGCCGTCACCTGGAACGGCGTGCCCGACGGCGAGCGGTACACGGTGGCCTGGATGTCCAACTGGGACTATGTGAACGCGGTGCCGACCACGTCCTGGCGCACGGCCATGTCCACGCCCCGCAAGCTTGAGCTGCGCACGCTGAACGGCGAGCCGCGGCTGACCGCCGCGCCCGTGGCCGGCGTCGAGTCGCTGTACACCGGCGACGCGGTGGTCCTCGACGGGACGCAGATCCCGGAGGGCACCACCGCCCTTGACGGCCCGGCCGAGGGCAGGGCACTGGACATCTCCCTCGCCCTGGACCCGGGGTCCGCCGCCGAGAGCGGCATCGTCGTGCACGCCGCCGACGGGCAGGGCACCGTGGTCGGCTACGACGCCGAGGCGGGCGAGGTCTACCTGGACCGCACCAACTCCGGCGCCACCACCTTCTCGGCGTCCTTCCCGAGCGTGGAGCGTGTGAGGGTCGCGCCGGACGAGGACGGCCTGGTGCGACTGCGGGTCCTGGTGGACGCGTCGTCGGTCGAGGTGTTCGCCGCCGACGGCGCCGCGACCATCACCGACGTGGTCTACCCGGATGCGGCGGCGACGGGGGTCTCGCTCTTCGCCGACGCGGGCACGGCAACGGCGGTGCAGCTGCGCATCAACCAGTTGGCGGACTACCGGGACGCCTCCGTCGTGCCGGGGCCGTCGCCGACTGCGGAGCCCTCAGCCGAGCCCACGACCGCGCCTTCTGCTGCGCCCTCAGCCGCGCCGTCGACCGCACCCGCGGGCCCGACGGCGAGCACCGGGCCGGCTGCGACGGTGAAGCCCACACGGGCGTCGACCCCGGCGGGCACAGCCAAGGCGTCCTCGCCGTCACTGGCACGCACCGGCGCCGCAGCGCCGCTCCTCCTGATGGTGGCGGCAGCGGCAACAGTGGCGGGGGTCACGCTACGGAGTTTGCGGACCCGCAACTGA